One window from the genome of Betaproteobacteria bacterium encodes:
- a CDS encoding HD domain-containing protein, whose translation MNNQTDEDLQLISQPAPALDAGRFRSALARVAAEVGARVQAGSAASSEYVRSVVTAIKRIPGTQSAEDRIGCLLDASHYFYVTGQGFAAIDPASEAVRLADKANIALLHRKALTLLGVTQADTGNISAAVECYAKALDLSRQLGDRASECIVWINLGVALLYAAQYRDAIVCFEHAIDMSANAPALAAIRPNAYSNIALCALHLEDFGRGIRAAETAVRESATPVTAADKLSRVLRENYYTRLLLEVNNLDKARERCEIARVYARESQSPRAEIAAAIAEGLYEVHAGKVDVGISRLTATLERARQVRSMLRDTLGALVKAFELVGQPERALIYLREMMEAIKQTQQENALNHVKRHLETLGQVSEGKNSEEVRLARQEAALRGKVAEQELFRSRIEMLERLAVTAELRDDSTGEHSYRVGMLSGLIAEEYGCDHETCFMVELAARLHDIGKIGVPDAILLKPDKLNDSERQIMRTHTTVGAELLSKSNIPHMQMAEEIARHHHEWWDGGGYPGNVSGSAIPLSARITALADVFDALTHKRPYKEPWPIDNALAEIARLKSSQFDPQLTDVFLVLIAKLRKQYMDLDGYLGKAAQASPFLQARSKIWETLRKSKEGGETGSGSRLDLQR comes from the coding sequence GTGAATAATCAAACCGACGAAGACCTCCAACTGATTTCCCAGCCAGCCCCCGCCCTGGACGCTGGCCGCTTTCGCTCGGCTCTGGCCAGAGTTGCTGCCGAAGTGGGGGCCCGTGTTCAGGCCGGCTCCGCCGCGTCGAGCGAATATGTTCGGTCTGTGGTGACGGCTATTAAGCGCATACCAGGAACACAAAGTGCCGAAGATCGAATCGGATGCCTCCTGGATGCCTCCCACTACTTCTATGTAACCGGGCAAGGATTTGCGGCGATCGATCCTGCGAGTGAGGCCGTCCGACTCGCTGATAAAGCAAACATTGCGCTGCTTCACAGAAAAGCGCTAACACTGCTAGGCGTTACACAGGCGGATACCGGGAATATCTCGGCGGCCGTCGAGTGTTATGCCAAGGCCCTTGATCTTTCTCGGCAGCTTGGGGACCGCGCTTCTGAATGCATTGTATGGATAAACCTTGGGGTGGCACTCCTCTATGCTGCCCAATATCGTGATGCAATCGTGTGCTTCGAGCATGCGATTGACATGTCTGCGAATGCCCCGGCCCTCGCTGCAATTCGACCGAATGCATATTCGAATATTGCGCTTTGCGCATTACATCTAGAGGATTTCGGGAGAGGGATAAGAGCTGCAGAAACTGCAGTGAGGGAAAGCGCGACACCTGTTACCGCAGCCGATAAATTGTCCCGAGTACTTCGCGAAAACTACTACACCAGACTGCTGCTGGAAGTAAATAACCTCGATAAAGCTCGGGAGCGATGCGAGATTGCGCGAGTTTATGCTCGCGAATCGCAGTCGCCGAGAGCGGAAATCGCGGCCGCAATTGCAGAGGGACTGTACGAAGTTCATGCGGGAAAGGTCGACGTTGGCATTTCTCGTTTGACTGCAACATTAGAGCGTGCGCGACAGGTCCGCTCAATGCTGAGAGATACTTTGGGTGCTCTAGTCAAAGCGTTTGAGCTTGTCGGGCAGCCCGAGCGGGCGTTGATTTATCTTCGCGAAATGATGGAGGCAATCAAGCAAACGCAGCAAGAAAATGCGCTCAATCACGTTAAACGGCATCTAGAGACACTTGGTCAGGTTTCCGAAGGAAAGAACTCGGAAGAAGTCAGGTTGGCAAGGCAAGAGGCGGCATTGAGAGGAAAAGTTGCCGAACAAGAGCTATTTAGGTCCCGGATAGAGATGCTTGAACGCCTCGCAGTTACTGCCGAACTGCGGGACGACTCCACGGGCGAACATTCATATCGAGTTGGAATGCTCTCGGGACTGATTGCCGAAGAGTACGGATGCGATCACGAGACATGTTTCATGGTCGAACTTGCTGCGCGCTTGCACGACATTGGCAAAATAGGCGTTCCCGATGCGATCTTGTTGAAGCCCGACAAGCTAAATGATTCAGAGCGCCAAATCATGCGCACGCATACGACCGTCGGTGCTGAGTTGCTCTCGAAGAGCAACATTCCTCATATGCAGATGGCAGAGGAAATCGCGCGTCACCACCATGAATGGTGGGATGGAGGCGGGTATCCAGGAAATGTTTCGGGGTCAGCAATTCCCCTTTCGGCAAGAATTACTGCCTTGGCTGACGTATTCGATGCACTAACCCATAAGCGCCCATACAAGGAGCCTTGGCCCATCGACAATGCCCTTGCGGAAATTGCGCGTCTCAAGAGTAGCCAGTTTGATCCTCAACTAACGGATGTGTTCCTGGTTCTAATTGCCAAGCTCCGAAAGCAGTATATGGATCTTGATGGATACCTCGGAAAGGCCGCCCAAGCTTCCCCGTTCTTGCAGGCGAGATCCAAGATCTGGGAAACGCTCCGCAAGAGCAAGGAAGGTGGCGAGACCGGAAGTGGTAGCAGGCTTGACCTTCAGCGGTAA